The window CAACCCGTTGAGCCACCACACGTCGGACAACGTTTCTCTTTGCTCGTTCGCCTACAATCCTGACAATCGGCCGACAACATCATCACAGAGGAACCAGACGATGCAAACGTACCATCACTATCACACCAGCACGCGCAACCCAAACAGGCacgtgtctgtcagtgtggcCGACTTCCACAACGTCTATGGTCCAACCCAACCAAACACTCCGTATCAGACAGAGCAGCTGTCTGTATACAAACATATTGGCATACGAAGACGCAGTCTGTCGACTCCAGATCCACAATCTGTGGTTCTAGTCAAACCACACCCTTCGATTGTGTCATCCGAAAGTCAAGTTTCCACAGGCACGATGCTCGCCGGTCGTCTCTTCCCTCGTCGAGGTGCCATTACTTCACATGAGGAGTCGCCTATCGGAAGCGAAGTTGATGTAGGCAAACAAAAAGAGGCACTAAGTGCTAGCCAAAGTGCACTGTTTCGTATTGAGATGAGCGACTCTGAAGACGACGTTGTGGAGAAGACGGACGCACCGGAGAAGCCGGTGATTCATGTAGAGAGCTGTAATACAAGTACGACGTCTCCCAGTGAGCAGACGGCGTCGCTACAGGCCGACGATGAGTTGACGACGCGTGTCGTTCGTGTGTTTCGTTCTCCGAGTTTGGACACGCTTGAGGCTAGAAACGTGCGACTGTCATCTTCGGGTTTTCCGGTTGTTGGGTCGTCGTTGACGACGACGGACATGCGGTTGGCATTGAGAGGTCCTGAGGTTTTGATTAGCCCTACAGCAAAGGCTATGGCGGGCAGCAGAGATGCCAGAAGAACGAGTACGAAGATGCCGACGTTTTTGAAAGATCCAAAGTATGAAGTTGTGGTAGTATGTTGGCtgagtgtttgtgtggctgtctgtctgtctgtctgtctgtctggctgtctgtcggtctgtctgtctgtctgtctggttgctTGAttacttgcttgcttgtttgtctgtctgtttgtgtatctgtttgtttgtttgtctgtctgtctgtttgtttgtttttctgtctctgtctgtctgtctgtctgtctgtctgtctgtctgtctgtctgtctgtcttctttcactattgaacaaaaaagcaaaattttacaagaacactataggtaaaatTAGTAAGCTAaatgtctatctctctgtctgtccgtctgtctgtctgtctgtctgtctgtctgtctgtctgtctgtctgtctgtctgtctgttggtattTTGACTGAGGTATAGCTGATGCATTTTCTTACATATAGAATGGCTGATGTGAAGAAGTACGCCGGACGTAATTGTCGGTTTGTTGAACTGAAAACATCTTCTGTGTCTTTTGACATTGGCTTCACAATCATTGGAGGGCGAGGCAATGGTATTTATGTATCAGCAATACATGATGAGAATCATCTGGAATCAGGACTAAGAGTTGGGGATCGAATTTTAGAGgtttgtcacacacacacactctctctctctctctctctcacacacacacacacacacacacacacacacacgcacacacatgccacagacacacagacacacagacacatgcacacacacgcacatgtgcatacatacatgcacacacacacacacacacacacacacacacacacacacacacacacacacacacacacacacacacaccatgtgaAAACACACAAGTATGAACCTCATTCACTCTATTTATCATTCAAATCCTActgcaaatggacaaacaactgACACACAAGCATACTCAATGCCAACGTCTGCTCACAAACTCTCTTATACACTACACACATTCCCACCCCATACCAGTCATCACAAACATAATTCACTAACCACTTTTTGCTCTTTTCAGCTTAATGGTATTGACCTGATACGTTCGACGTACGAAAAAGCATCTGCAACGTTGTCGTTTGTGTCGTTCGGCGGCGGTGCCGTCATGTGTGTTGAGTACAACAAGACTGGATACAACAAACTTAACACAAAGTCTCGAGACGATTTCTATGTAAGAGCTTTGTTTGATTATCACTCACCAGAGGGAGGAGAGATGGCGTTCAAGGAGGGGGACGTACTTCATGTGAAGGATACGATGTATGGAGATAATATTGATGTGTGGCTGGCGACTCGGCTGCCGAAGGGTCGATATGTGGGAGAAACAGGTTGTATACCAAGTAAGAGCAGGTGAGATgagtttggttgtttgtggtcgttagtgtgtttgtatgctttttgtttgtttgtttatgtatttgtctctttgtctgtttgtgtgtttgtttgtctgtctgtctgtttgtttgtctgtctgtctgtttgtttgtctgtctgtttgtttgtctgtctgtctgtttgtgtgtttgtctgtttgtttgcctgtttctttatctgtttgtctgtttgtgtgtctgtctgtttgtgtgtctgtgtttgtctgtttgtttgcctgtttctttgtctgtttgtctgtgtgtttgtctgtttgtctgtgtgtctgtgtatttgtctgtttgtctgtgtgtctgtgtgtttgtctgtttgtctgtctgtctgtgtgtctgtttattctagttattgtctgtctgtctgtctctgtctgtctgtctgtctgtctgtctatctgtttatttgttgtctttttgtcttttttgtttgtttatttgtgtttttgtctgtttgtctgcctgcttgcctgtgtctagcagtctgtctgtctgtctgtgtttttgtttgtttgtttgtctatctgtatgtttgtgttttgtatgtttgtctgttagtatgttttcctgcttgtctgtcttttcatttgtttgtttgtttgtgtttcttgtttattcatttggtttttgtttgcctttactttgtctgcctgcctgttcaTCTGGttttttgttgcatgtgattttgttttttaatttGCCTTCCTGTTTtcctacttgtctgtctgtcccttcGTCCATCTGCCCGTCCAtccgttcgtctgtctgtctgtctgtctgtctgtctgtccgtccgtccatctgtttgtctgtctgtctgtctgtctgtccgtctgtctgtccgtccgtccatctgtttgtctgtctgtctgtctgtctgtctgtctgtctgtccgtccgtccatctgtttgtctgtctgtctgtctgtctgtctgcatgtttgtatgtatgcacTTTTCATACTCAAACTTGTGTGTCTTCCTGTAATCTCTAAACAAACACGTGGATACCTTCTCATCATGCAATGTAACAGTGTGTGCCTTCCACAGAGCTCGTGTTGTTCACAGTCCCCTGGACAGACGAAATTCCTCATCATCATTCAGTCATTCATCATCCAGGCATCGTGGCAGCCTCAAGAGTAAGAGCAGCCTGAAAATCAAACTGAAAAGTTTGATACGTTTACCAAGCAACGACGACCCAAAAGACTTGCCACTCGACACATCAATGTCACGACGACCATTTGCCATGTCTCCATCTCCAGATCAGACGACGCCCATCGGAGAGCCGGTTGTCCCAGTCAACAATGCAATGGAGTTGTTTGAAGCTGTGAAGGAGATGCCTACAGATGAGGTACCGGGTGGATACGAATATGTGGAGAGGGTGTCATGTAAGCGTGCGtatttgttggtgggaaaagtTGGTTTTGGTATGGATTTGTGTGGGTGTAGATGAGGCTCCTCGTCCTGTCTTGATTGTTGGGCCGTTGGCAAGTGTTATGGCGAACAGGTTGATGCAAGAAGATCCGATGAAATATTCGCTTGCACTGCCAGGTTTGGCGATTGATATTGgaattttgcattgtgtgtgtgtgtgtgtgtgtgtgtgtgtgtgtgtgtgtgtgtgtgtatgtgtgtgtgtgtgtgtgtgtgtgtgtgtgcgcacgcgtgtgtgtgtgcatgtgtgcatgtgtgtgtgtgcatgtgtgcatgtgtgtgtacgtgcatgtgtgcgtgtgtgtgtgtgtgtgtgggtgcatgtgtgcgtgagtgagtgagtgagtgagtgagtgcatgtgtgcatgtggtgcatgcgtgtggtgtgtgtgtgtgtgtgtgtgtgtgtgtgtgtgtgtgtgtgtgtgtgtgtgtgtgtgtcactgtgtattttAGTAACTCTAATATGTATGTGTTACAGAATTTTTTGAGACATATAATGATGTTCAAAAAGGTCTACAAGAACACCTAATCATTCATTGCTCTCGTCGCAGTGCATATGGCAACTACGCATGCATCACAACAAACGTCATAAAGCAAATTGCAGAAcaggtgtgagtgtgtgtgtgtgtgtgtgtgtgtgtgtgtgtgtgtgtgtgtgtctgtctgtctgtctgtctgtctgtctgtctgtctgtctgtctgtcaaattttcatatatttttatac of the Corticium candelabrum chromosome 7, ooCorCand1.1, whole genome shotgun sequence genome contains:
- the LOC134181947 gene encoding disks large homolog 5-like isoform X1, whose amino-acid sequence is MADAASQVKRWISDNLQNLIDAITSVHSILQFLCSKNVITNTDCDEILAERTERQRVELCIFKVLKNDEKSSYRNLWAAISLPFPRLYAKVYHDLERKFGVDVLQGLAAPQYDHNMMELRTHQASRSVKVSSSNVSTTSSSSSIQVLKVRLEYQQELDLVQAQLETLQVEINKLERALDEEKNDKELIGQDMRRLEHQYRTAKREREEAIVELDQRVKERYDMQQQLEETLRDLDEVTAKNDGLNMQLQQFGVVMKDRDEALVELEKIKKQRDQAISDRKNLAERKAKVESELESTLLRYEEAIKESEGKGEEQKTLTRELTRMQMQKMELQLENSKLRKDVREAVDVHAARERGVASPRDSGVSGDMRGWDAVKLKITLSMSQEVGQDKRHGASVGAGIVLESGSFVKELVQEGIAVMDGQLIVGDRLLEVNGLEVEGRSVDDIHGLIRSCKSDLVLTIGRIVPRTRPIRTLSHSSPNSRHHTSIHQHPTSQRYSSRENNRLRHVHSTAQQDVFQPRTSTLPVRSGYNPLSHHTSDNVSLCSFAYNPDNRPTTSSQRNQTMQTYHHYHTSTRNPNRHVSVSVADFHNVYGPTQPNTPYQTEQLSVYKHIGIRRRSLSTPDPQSVVLVKPHPSIVSSESQVSTGTMLAGRLFPRRGAITSHEESPIGSEVDVGKQKEALSASQSALFRIEMSDSEDDVVEKTDAPEKPVIHVESCNTSTTSPSEQTASLQADDELTTRVVRVFRSPSLDTLEARNVRLSSSGFPVVGSSLTTTDMRLALRGPEVLISPTAKAMAGSRDARRTSTKMPTFLKDPKMADVKKYAGRNCRFVELKTSSVSFDIGFTIIGGRGNGIYVSAIHDENHLESGLRVGDRILELNGIDLIRSTYEKASATLSFVSFGGGAVMCVEYNKTGYNKLNTKSRDDFYVRALFDYHSPEGGEMAFKEGDVLHVKDTMYGDNIDVWLATRLPKGRYVGETGCIPSKSRARVVHSPLDRRNSSSSFSHSSSRHRGSLKSKSSLKIKLKSLIRLPSNDDPKDLPLDTSMSRRPFAMSPSPDQTTPIGEPVVPVNNAMELFEAVKEMPTDEVPGGYEYVERVSYEAPRPVLIVGPLASVMANRLMQEDPMKYSLALPEFFETYNDVQKGLQEHLIIHCSRRSAYGNYACITTNVIKQIAEQNQHCLLDVGPASITRLRAANLKPIIIFLTPKSERKLRSCCMQLNISAVEAHSMYTDAQRIGHEYQSSISAAVSLGSSVDRCMLRVRDIIQSQQNKVDWVVIPE
- the LOC134181947 gene encoding disks large homolog 5-like isoform X2; its protein translation is MYAGSLLHCGLAAPQYDHNMMELRTHQASRSVKVSSSNVSTTSSSSSIQVLKVRLEYQQELDLVQAQLETLQVEINKLERALDEEKNDKELIGQDMRRLEHQYRTAKREREEAIVELDQRVKERYDMQQQLEETLRDLDEVTAKNDGLNMQLQQFGVVMKDRDEALVELEKIKKQRDQAISDRKNLAERKAKVESELESTLLRYEEAIKESEGKGEEQKTLTRELTRMQMQKMELQLENSKLRKDVREAVDVHAARERGVASPRDSGVSGDMRGWDAVKLKITLSMSQEVGQDKRHGASVGAGIVLESGSFVKELVQEGIAVMDGQLIVGDRLLEVNGLEVEGRSVDDIHGLIRSCKSDLVLTIGRIVPRTRPIRTLSHSSPNSRHHTSIHQHPTSQRYSSRENNRLRHVHSTAQQDVFQPRTSTLPVRSGYNPLSHHTSDNVSLCSFAYNPDNRPTTSSQRNQTMQTYHHYHTSTRNPNRHVSVSVADFHNVYGPTQPNTPYQTEQLSVYKHIGIRRRSLSTPDPQSVVLVKPHPSIVSSESQVSTGTMLAGRLFPRRGAITSHEESPIGSEVDVGKQKEALSASQSALFRIEMSDSEDDVVEKTDAPEKPVIHVESCNTSTTSPSEQTASLQADDELTTRVVRVFRSPSLDTLEARNVRLSSSGFPVVGSSLTTTDMRLALRGPEVLISPTAKAMAGSRDARRTSTKMPTFLKDPKMADVKKYAGRNCRFVELKTSSVSFDIGFTIIGGRGNGIYVSAIHDENHLESGLRVGDRILELNGIDLIRSTYEKASATLSFVSFGGGAVMCVEYNKTGYNKLNTKSRDDFYVRALFDYHSPEGGEMAFKEGDVLHVKDTMYGDNIDVWLATRLPKGRYVGETGCIPSKSRARVVHSPLDRRNSSSSFSHSSSRHRGSLKSKSSLKIKLKSLIRLPSNDDPKDLPLDTSMSRRPFAMSPSPDQTTPIGEPVVPVNNAMELFEAVKEMPTDEVPGGYEYVERVSYEAPRPVLIVGPLASVMANRLMQEDPMKYSLALPEFFETYNDVQKGLQEHLIIHCSRRSAYGNYACITTNVIKQIAEQNQHCLLDVGPASITRLRAANLKPIIIFLTPKSERKLRSCCMQLNISAVEAHSMYTDAQRIGHEYQSSISAAVSLGSSVDRCMLRVRDIIQSQQNKVDWVVIPE